One genomic window of Pedosphaera parvula Ellin514 includes the following:
- a CDS encoding DUF1553 domain-containing protein, whose amino-acid sequence MAVRLQTLFALWLILEIVPNGITLAASPSGQVNFSRDVLPILSDNCYQCHGPDEGARKAKLRFDTKDGAFRVKDGKAVIAPGKSSKSELIRRITTTDVDDLMPPPKSNRKLTAQQIDLLRRWIDQGAVWSRHWSFEPPQRPEVPKVKNTRWAQNQIDSFILARLQKENLKPSPEARKETLLRRITFDLTGLPPTLSEMDGFLADKSSNAYEKVVDRLLASPRYGERMATDWLDIARFADTHGYQMDRYRAMWPYRDWVIKAFNQNLSFDKFVLWQLAGDLVPNATKEQRLATAFNRLHCQNEEGGIVEEEYRVAYVVDRVNTMGTAFLGLTFECSRCHDHKFDPITQKDYYSLFSFFQNIDESGQTSYFTDSMPVPTLLLSDDATDTKLARLNTEITKKEQQLVAVRDTALDAFDEWLNTKTNKLEIPGLIASFSFDEIVSNKIANAADPSKPGNPVENPKLVSGKLGQCAELSGENGFTFPDLGKFSRTDPFSISLWLQTSTLAPRAVILHHSKAPIDAGSRGYELLLENGRVAVGLHHMWPGNSLKVTTSNAIPTNEWVHIAMTYDGSSHANGVQIYIDGEPTPLEVIRDGLFKDITYENGEPDLAIGYRFRDNGFKGGRVDEFKLFNRALTPMEVSLLGGQNSFSNTWNTTNSQLTSVQRDNLFTFYCATIYRPGFKLNDQLHQLRQEQNSLINPIPEIMVMRELPQPKPAYILKRGSYDAHGDQVSANTPAALPPLHADEPRNRLGLAHWLLSPENPLTTRVTVNRAWQMMFGRGLVETSDNFGRQGSFPTHPELLDWLACDFRESGWDMKHLLKLIALSATYRQSSQANSELLARDPANELLARGPSRRLTAEMLRDQALATSGLLVEKIGGPSVKPYQPEGLWEEKAMGAPHYDQGHGDDLHRRSLYTFWKRTVPNPAMIAFDASEKNTCTVRRQSTSTPLQALALLNDTQIIEAARHISQRMLKEGGTNLESQVSWTFRLLTDRRPTAREVKLLKELYQEQRELFANDKQATEKLLVIGEVKNDPTLNPADLAAGTVLAEAILNHDEAVMRR is encoded by the coding sequence ATGGCTGTACGCCTTCAAACATTATTTGCACTCTGGTTGATTCTGGAAATTGTCCCCAACGGGATAACATTGGCAGCGTCCCCCTCCGGGCAGGTTAACTTCAGTCGCGATGTCCTCCCCATCCTTTCCGACAATTGTTACCAGTGCCACGGTCCGGACGAAGGAGCACGCAAAGCCAAACTCCGCTTCGATACCAAAGACGGCGCATTCCGCGTCAAGGACGGCAAGGCGGTCATCGCTCCTGGCAAAAGCTCGAAAAGCGAACTCATCCGTCGCATCACCACCACCGACGTTGACGACCTCATGCCGCCGCCTAAATCGAATCGCAAATTGACTGCTCAACAAATTGACCTGCTCAGACGCTGGATTGATCAAGGAGCCGTCTGGAGCAGGCATTGGTCCTTCGAACCACCGCAACGTCCCGAGGTTCCGAAGGTCAAAAACACACGCTGGGCACAAAACCAGATTGACTCTTTCATCCTGGCCCGTCTGCAAAAGGAAAATCTCAAACCCTCACCCGAAGCCCGCAAGGAAACGCTCCTGCGCCGCATCACTTTTGATCTCACCGGTCTGCCACCCACCCTCTCCGAGATGGATGGCTTCCTTGCCGACAAATCTTCGAATGCGTACGAGAAAGTGGTCGACCGCCTGCTCGCTTCACCTCGTTACGGTGAGCGCATGGCCACCGACTGGCTGGATATCGCACGCTTTGCCGACACACATGGATATCAAATGGACCGGTACCGCGCGATGTGGCCTTATCGCGATTGGGTGATCAAGGCGTTCAACCAAAATCTCTCCTTCGATAAGTTCGTTCTCTGGCAACTCGCCGGCGATCTGGTGCCTAATGCCACCAAGGAACAACGCCTCGCCACTGCCTTCAATCGTCTTCATTGCCAGAATGAGGAAGGTGGCATCGTTGAAGAGGAATACCGTGTTGCCTACGTTGTCGATCGCGTGAACACCATGGGCACTGCGTTCCTTGGCCTCACCTTCGAATGCTCCCGCTGCCATGATCATAAATTCGACCCCATCACACAAAAAGATTATTACTCTCTCTTCTCCTTCTTTCAAAATATCGATGAGTCAGGCCAGACTAGCTACTTCACCGACTCAATGCCGGTGCCAACCTTGTTGCTCTCGGACGACGCGACCGATACAAAGCTGGCCAGGCTCAACACTGAGATCACCAAAAAGGAACAGCAACTGGTGGCTGTTCGCGATACCGCGCTTGATGCCTTCGATGAATGGCTCAATACCAAAACCAACAAACTGGAAATCCCAGGTTTGATTGCCTCTTTTTCTTTCGATGAAATTGTTTCCAATAAAATTGCGAATGCTGCCGATCCCTCCAAGCCCGGCAACCCGGTGGAAAACCCGAAACTCGTCTCCGGAAAGTTAGGACAGTGCGCTGAATTAAGTGGTGAAAACGGTTTTACCTTCCCTGATCTTGGAAAGTTCAGCCGCACAGATCCATTCTCGATCAGCCTCTGGTTGCAAACATCCACGCTCGCCCCGCGTGCTGTCATTCTTCATCACAGCAAAGCCCCGATTGATGCGGGCAGTCGTGGTTATGAACTTTTACTCGAGAATGGCCGCGTGGCGGTTGGTCTGCACCACATGTGGCCTGGCAATTCACTCAAGGTCACAACCAGCAATGCCATTCCAACCAACGAATGGGTGCACATCGCGATGACGTACGACGGCTCGAGCCACGCCAATGGAGTGCAGATTTACATCGATGGCGAGCCAACGCCCCTCGAAGTCATCCGGGATGGATTGTTCAAGGATATCACTTACGAAAATGGCGAACCTGACCTCGCCATTGGCTACCGCTTTCGAGATAACGGTTTCAAAGGCGGGCGCGTGGATGAATTTAAACTTTTCAACCGCGCCCTGACTCCAATGGAGGTTTCATTGCTCGGCGGTCAGAATAGTTTTTCAAATACCTGGAATACCACAAACTCACAACTAACCTCGGTCCAACGCGACAATTTGTTTACCTTCTACTGCGCCACCATTTACCGGCCCGGCTTTAAACTGAACGATCAATTACATCAATTACGCCAGGAGCAAAACAGCCTGATCAATCCCATCCCGGAAATAATGGTCATGCGGGAACTGCCGCAACCCAAGCCTGCGTATATCCTCAAGCGAGGATCTTACGATGCCCATGGCGATCAAGTCTCGGCCAACACTCCCGCCGCACTGCCACCCCTTCACGCCGACGAACCCCGCAATCGTCTCGGCCTCGCGCACTGGCTTCTCTCACCCGAAAACCCTTTAACCACCCGCGTCACCGTAAACCGCGCCTGGCAGATGATGTTTGGTCGTGGACTGGTGGAAACGAGTGACAACTTTGGCCGTCAAGGTTCGTTTCCCACACATCCGGAACTGCTTGATTGGCTGGCCTGCGACTTCAGGGAAAGCGGATGGGACATGAAACATCTTCTCAAACTGATCGCTCTGTCCGCTACTTACCGACAATCCTCGCAAGCCAATTCCGAACTGCTCGCCCGCGATCCTGCCAACGAACTTTTGGCCCGCGGCCCATCCCGTCGCCTCACGGCCGAGATGCTGCGTGACCAGGCACTCGCCACCAGTGGTCTGCTCGTCGAAAAAATAGGCGGCCCAAGTGTGAAACCCTATCAGCCCGAAGGTCTCTGGGAGGAAAAAGCAATGGGCGCTCCGCACTACGATCAAGGCCATGGTGATGACCTACACCGTCGCAGCCTTTACACCTTTTGGAAACGCACAGTGCCCAACCCCGCCATGATTGCGTTCGATGCCAGTGAAAAAAACACCTGCACCGTGCGTCGTCAAAGCACCAGCACACCCTTGCAAGCCTTGGCCCTGCTGAATGATACCCAAATCATCGAAGCCGCCAGACACATCAGCCAGCGCATGCTCAAGGAAGGCGGCACGAACCTGGAAAGCCAGGTCTCCTGGACCTTCCGCCTGCTTACGGACCGCCGCCCCACAGCTAGGGAAGTTAAATTGCTGAAAGAACTTTATCAGGAGCAACGCGAGTTGTTTGCCAACGATAAACAGGCAACGGAGAAGTTGTTGGTTATCGGCGAAGTGAAAAACGATCCCACCCTAAACCCGGCGGATCTGGCCGCTGGCACAGTTCTCGCCGAGGCCATATTGAACCACGACGAAGCCGTAATGCGTAGATGA
- a CDS encoding DUF1501 domain-containing protein translates to MNCSHVNFQMNRRDFFSKFALGLGGAALFGLLRKDTFASASAPDHSLKGILDVPHFAPKAKRIIYLFMSGGPSQLDLFDYKPLLNKRNGEDLPASVRMGQRLTGMSGNQSTLPLAGSIFNFAQHGQSGAWVSELMPWTAKLADELCFIKSLHTEAINHDPAITFFQTGSQLPGRPSMGAWLSYGLGSTNQNLPAFTVLISKDRIDQPLYARLWGNGFLPSTHQGVQFRSGKDPVLYLANPDGISGQSRRKMLDKLGELHALQFQDLGDPEINSRVAQYELAYRMQTSVPDVMDISREPASTFELYGTESKNPGTFAANCILARRLAERDVRFIQLYHPGWDHHGGLPAGIRRQCKDVDQACYALITDLKQRGLLEDTLVVWGGEFGRTNYSQGKLTPTDYGRDHHPRCFTAWMAGGGVKPGFSYGTTDDYGYSVTENPVHVHDLQATILHQLGIDHEKLTYKFQGRYYRLTDVHGEVVKSILA, encoded by the coding sequence ATGAATTGCTCGCACGTCAACTTTCAGATGAATCGCCGCGACTTCTTCAGCAAATTCGCCCTCGGTCTCGGCGGTGCCGCCTTGTTCGGCTTGCTGCGTAAGGATACCTTCGCCAGTGCGTCCGCTCCGGATCATTCTTTGAAAGGCATTCTGGATGTGCCGCATTTCGCACCGAAAGCGAAACGCATCATCTATCTGTTCATGAGTGGCGGACCATCACAATTGGATTTGTTCGATTACAAGCCGCTGCTCAATAAGCGAAACGGTGAGGATCTGCCAGCCAGCGTACGCATGGGCCAACGGCTCACCGGCATGTCTGGAAATCAATCCACCCTGCCGCTCGCCGGTTCCATCTTCAATTTTGCTCAACATGGCCAGAGCGGTGCCTGGGTCAGCGAGCTGATGCCTTGGACTGCCAAACTCGCAGACGAACTTTGTTTCATCAAATCGTTGCACACGGAAGCCATCAATCACGACCCCGCCATCACATTTTTCCAGACTGGTTCACAACTTCCCGGACGCCCATCGATGGGCGCCTGGCTCAGCTACGGACTCGGCAGTACCAACCAAAACCTGCCTGCATTCACCGTTCTCATTTCCAAAGACCGCATCGATCAACCCTTGTATGCGCGTCTTTGGGGCAACGGTTTTCTACCCAGCACCCATCAAGGCGTGCAGTTCCGATCAGGCAAGGACCCGGTTCTTTATCTGGCCAATCCTGACGGCATTTCGGGCCAAAGCCGTCGCAAGATGCTCGACAAACTCGGCGAATTGCACGCGCTCCAGTTTCAGGATCTCGGTGATCCGGAGATCAACTCGCGCGTGGCTCAATATGAACTGGCTTACCGCATGCAAACATCCGTTCCCGATGTAATGGATATTTCCAGGGAACCAGCCAGCACGTTTGAACTCTACGGGACTGAATCAAAAAATCCCGGAACCTTCGCCGCGAACTGCATCCTTGCCCGTCGCCTCGCCGAACGCGATGTGCGATTTATTCAGCTCTATCATCCCGGCTGGGATCACCATGGTGGCCTGCCCGCCGGCATCCGACGTCAATGCAAAGATGTCGATCAAGCCTGTTACGCGCTTATCACCGACCTGAAGCAGCGTGGTTTGCTCGAAGACACGCTCGTGGTCTGGGGCGGTGAGTTCGGCCGCACCAACTATTCACAAGGCAAGCTGACTCCCACGGATTATGGTCGCGACCATCACCCGCGATGTTTCACTGCCTGGATGGCCGGTGGCGGCGTGAAACCCGGCTTCAGCTATGGCACCACGGATGATTACGGTTATAGTGTGACGGAAAACCCGGTTCACGTCCACGACCTCCAGGCCACCATCCTTCACCAACTCGGCATCGACCACGAAAAACTCACTTACAAATTCCAAGGCCGTTACTACCGCCTGACCGATGTTCACGGTGAAGTGGTAAAATCCATCCTGGCTTGA
- a CDS encoding homospermidine biosynthesis protein, with protein MSKSVSRKFAAYPRLNPLGVGKNISAADLIDQTFLAYNGGRIREAAQLLTEKMLPKDGFIGMSLTGALTPAGLGKSCLIPFMKAGFVDWIISTGANLYHDLHYGLNMKLYAGSPFLNDIELHKDGVIRIYDVLFDYNVLLDTDAFVREVIKGPEFQRTMGTDEFHYLLGKYVSERGKKLGLKDSSVLATAYECGIPIFTSSPGDSSIGMNVAAMALRDSKLLMDVNRDVNQTAAIVYEAKSSGHKSSVFILGGGSPKNFMLQTEPQIQEVMGIQEKGHDYFLQCTDARPDTGGLSGATPAEAVSWGKVDPNTLPDCVVAYVDSTISLPLLTAYCLSRVKPRKLKRLYNRRDELLDTIKGLYLKTGTVTKIKTSRKVAKRSSGIGLNKNIDRDR; from the coding sequence ATGAGCAAGAGTGTATCACGTAAATTTGCTGCGTATCCCCGCCTCAATCCGTTGGGCGTGGGCAAAAATATTTCCGCTGCGGACCTGATCGATCAAACCTTTCTGGCGTACAACGGGGGACGCATTCGCGAAGCGGCACAACTTTTGACCGAGAAGATGCTGCCGAAGGATGGATTCATTGGCATGAGCCTGACCGGCGCCTTGACGCCGGCGGGACTGGGCAAGTCCTGCCTCATTCCATTCATGAAGGCGGGTTTTGTGGATTGGATTATTTCGACCGGGGCCAATCTTTACCATGATCTTCACTACGGCCTCAACATGAAGCTCTACGCCGGTTCACCCTTTTTGAACGACATAGAACTGCACAAGGACGGCGTCATCCGTATTTACGATGTGCTGTTCGACTATAATGTGCTGCTCGATACCGACGCGTTTGTTCGGGAAGTAATCAAAGGGCCGGAGTTCCAACGCACGATGGGCACCGATGAGTTTCATTATCTGTTGGGCAAATACGTTTCCGAGCGCGGCAAAAAGCTGGGGCTGAAGGATAGCTCCGTGCTGGCCACGGCTTATGAATGTGGCATTCCAATTTTCACGAGCAGCCCGGGCGATAGTTCGATCGGCATGAATGTGGCCGCGATGGCGCTGCGTGATTCCAAATTGCTGATGGATGTGAATCGTGATGTGAATCAGACGGCTGCGATTGTGTATGAAGCCAAGTCGAGCGGACACAAGTCATCCGTGTTCATTCTCGGTGGCGGGTCACCTAAGAATTTCATGCTGCAAACCGAGCCACAGATTCAGGAAGTAATGGGCATCCAGGAAAAGGGCCATGATTATTTCCTTCAATGCACCGATGCGCGTCCGGACACCGGTGGGTTGAGCGGTGCCACGCCGGCTGAAGCAGTAAGCTGGGGCAAAGTGGACCCGAACACCTTGCCTGACTGCGTCGTTGCCTACGTGGATTCCACCATTTCGCTGCCGCTGCTGACCGCGTATTGCCTGAGCCGGGTCAAGCCGCGAAAGCTCAAACGTCTTTACAACCGCCGCGATGAATTGCTTGATACCATCAAGGGCCTTTACCTTAAGACCGGCACGGTGACCAAGATCAAGACCAGTCGCAAGGTTGCCAAGCGCTCCAGCGGTATTGGCTTGAATAAGAATATCGATCGCGACCGTTAA